Proteins from one Candidatus Binatia bacterium genomic window:
- a CDS encoding ribonuclease J codes for MNPLKVIPLGGLGEFGLNMMLLESGGEAIAIDCGLMFPGADLFGIDLVIPDVSYLLENKVALRGIVLTHAHEDHIGALPFILKQIKVPVFATRLTLGLLKNKLKEHGLDETTDLKEIAAGRPWQLGSFKIEGIRVTHSLMDCLALAVETPAGVVIHTGDFKIDHTPMGEEFFDFQKFAAYGEKGVLLLLSDSTNVEREGYTPSEREVGKNIEEIVARSRGKVFVSTFSSNIPRLQQVADISEQTGRRLILSGRSMINNSLIASELGYLHLPPGVLTEGESWQNLARDKIIFLTTGSQGEPLSALHRIALDDHKSIKIEPGDSVLLSSKFIPGNERTITNLINYLYRRGAEVHYESVSEIHVSGHASQEELKTMLHLTRPRYFVPVHGEYRHLVRHNQLARAVGIAEENCFLMEDGEVLELTSNSARRAAPISVGRVFVDGKGVGDVEDVVIRDRRHLSEDGMVLAVMAIHQQSGEVVAGPDLISRGFMRADGGEEILERAKQVVLQTLGSINREARTDPAEAQEEVRKALRKYFYKALERRPVVLAFIMET; via the coding sequence ATGAACCCGCTCAAAGTCATTCCGCTCGGCGGTCTGGGGGAATTCGGCCTCAACATGATGCTTCTGGAATCCGGCGGCGAGGCGATCGCGATCGACTGCGGACTCATGTTTCCGGGTGCTGATCTCTTCGGCATCGATCTGGTCATTCCCGACGTAAGTTACCTTTTAGAAAATAAAGTAGCTCTGCGCGGCATCGTTCTTACCCACGCGCACGAAGACCACATCGGGGCTTTGCCCTTTATCCTGAAGCAGATCAAAGTGCCGGTCTTTGCCACCCGCCTCACTCTCGGGTTGTTGAAAAACAAGCTCAAAGAGCACGGTCTGGACGAAACGACCGACTTGAAAGAGATCGCGGCGGGAAGGCCGTGGCAGCTTGGATCGTTCAAGATCGAAGGCATCCGGGTCACGCACAGCCTGATGGATTGTCTCGCGCTTGCGGTCGAGACTCCGGCCGGAGTCGTCATCCACACCGGCGATTTCAAGATCGACCATACGCCGATGGGCGAGGAATTTTTCGATTTTCAAAAATTCGCCGCCTACGGTGAGAAAGGCGTGCTGCTGCTCCTTTCCGATTCCACCAATGTTGAGCGCGAGGGTTACACTCCATCGGAGCGCGAAGTCGGGAAGAATATCGAGGAGATCGTCGCGCGCAGCCGGGGAAAAGTTTTCGTCTCCACTTTCTCATCGAACATCCCGCGCCTTCAGCAAGTGGCCGACATCTCGGAGCAGACGGGCCGCCGGCTGATTCTCAGCGGCCGCAGCATGATCAACAATTCCCTGATCGCATCCGAGCTGGGCTACCTCCATCTTCCCCCCGGCGTCCTGACCGAAGGCGAGTCCTGGCAAAATCTCGCCCGAGACAAAATTATCTTTCTTACCACCGGCAGCCAGGGCGAGCCGCTCTCGGCGCTCCATAGAATCGCTTTGGACGACCATAAATCGATCAAGATCGAGCCGGGCGACAGCGTGCTGCTCTCATCCAAATTTATCCCCGGCAACGAAAGAACGATCACCAATCTCATCAATTATCTCTACCGCCGCGGCGCCGAGGTCCATTATGAGAGCGTCTCCGAGATTCACGTCTCCGGCCACGCCAGCCAGGAGGAGCTGAAGACGATGCTCCATCTGACGCGCCCGCGCTATTTCGTGCCGGTCCACGGCGAATACCGCCACCTCGTGCGCCATAATCAGCTCGCGCGGGCCGTCGGCATAGCGGAGGAAAACTGTTTCCTGATGGAGGACGGCGAGGTCCTGGAGCTGACCTCGAACAGCGCGAGAAGAGCGGCGCCAATTTCCGTCGGGCGCGTCTTCGTCGACGGCAAGGGCGTCGGCGACGTGGAGGATGTTGTGATCCGCGACCGGCGGCATTTGTCGGAAGACGGCATGGTCCTCGCCGTGATGGCGATCCATCAGCAAAGCGGCGAAGTCGTGGCCGGTCCGGACCTGATCTCGCGCGGCTTTATGCGCGCCGACGGCGGCGAGGAGATTTTGGAGCGCGCCAAGCAAGTCGTCTTGCAGACTCTCGGCAGCATCAATCGCGAGGCGCGCACCGACCCCGCCGAGGCGCAAGAGGAAGTGCGCAAGGCGCTCAGAAAATATTTCTACAAGGCGCTGGAGCGGCGGCCGGTCGTGCTGGCCTTTATCATGGAAACGTGA